AGGAAAACAACATCAAAACGATTATCCCCTTCATTATTTGCTTCTCAAATTCATGGCAATATGTCTAGTGAAGATGATTCTGATTTCAACATGCCTACATCTCTTCAGCAGGCTGTCATTTCTGTAAGCTTATAAAgtgactttattaaaaacaagtttttttcattagacTTGCTTacgttaatgaaaaaaatgttaaataattattttaaatgtggaaacgaaaatatttatttaaacatggcTTACTCTTGTTGATTacaatcaacaaatttttattttcttaaattagataaagttttactagattttaataattagcataaaatattttagacatCAACACCAGGTAGCCAACCATTACTGCCAATACCACATCATGCTGTAAGTATTAAACATGTTGCTTGATAGCAATactataagttaaaatttgttaatgttattattagacatttaaatttgatatatgATTAGAATGTTTTTCGAGAGATGCAACACCAAGGAAAATCTAGTCAAAGCTTTGTGTCATTACTAAATGATcctgatgaaataaatttaccttcagtaagatttttgtaaattttattttagtaattataaGTTTGCTGTTAAGtagaataattataattgaagatcattaaatttaaatatgcacaaatgtaattaaactagaattttttttaaaattgtttatgttgatatactaataatatattttaaatatattttgttgagTTATATCAGGAGTTCTTGCCAATCCCATACACCAAAAATTCCACTAACACCCTTACACCAATCACACAGTCAATTGAATACCGATTGTCCTCCAttgaaaatttacttaaaggtgaaaaatcttttaaagtacatatattaatttgtctatcttttaaatacttataacaGTTCGATTTgattagatttagtaaaatcTGTAACGTCTGCGACAAAAGAGATTAAACATTTGATAGAGCGTATGCCAATTGGTCATACTGAAGAAAGTTTATTTACGAAATCAAGCAGCATAGAAGAGTTAGATGCTGTTTTGTTGCAATGCCAGGATGAAGAAATGGCCTCACTTTTTGCaagttttacttaaatattattgaaaaactttttaataaaaactccGGTTGCATccattgaaaaattaaaaattcgaatatttaacctttttttatataatacaattttttatataatttgaattcatatataaattttattttttagtaatcacttatatatatttatgtatgtgttTATACACCTTTgtgtacttttaaattgtttactttCTTTTTCTGAATGTAGATTAACTGGCTAGCAACAGCAGGTGGAAAGTATATATCTGATATGGTACGaaacattttgaatgttttcaTGACTGATGAGTTACAGATGAGTTGTTGTCGTTCTGGGAAACGCTCAAACAAATATTCAATTGAGGCTTTTGTAAAGTTTATTGCAAGTAAGCAAAGTAGCTATTCCGTTAGAGTTAACCGTTTGTCAAGTACAAGTACTTATTGATAAAGTTGACATTAACccttaataaattaattaattttttgtataatcgaaataataaataataataaactgatTTTAGTTGCTGTTCGAAGGCATTGCAAAAATGCTACAGACAAAGATGTCAATGAAGCCATCACCGCTTCACTGCATAACTCAGCAGATCGTGGTGGTAGACGTATGCATCGAGAgaagaatgaataaataaatttaatgaaaagttattgtaaataaataaaatgtttgtaaataaatttataacaaaaagcaAGAagcatattatttttcatatatatatatatatatatatatatatatatatatatatatatatatatatatatatatatatatatatatatatcagatttCATGTAAAAAGTTAGTGTACTTTCGTTCTGAAAGTGGTTTTGAGCGATATAAGTATTATTGCCACACGTGGGCCACTCCAACGCCATCCGATAATGAGGAGTGGTAAATATATGGCTAATATATACTTCCCACACGTGGGCCAGATGAACCTTTGCGCACAAATGAAGTGTGGCTTTCGTTCTTATTTAGTGTGGTTTTAGTGCTATAAGCATTAAACCCACATATGGCCCGCACTAAAGCCTTCCCATAAAAAAGTGTGGTAATGATATGGCTAGCAAATGCTTCCCACGCGTGGGCCATTTGAACTTTTGCGCACAAATTAAGCGTGGCATTTGTTCTTATTTAGTGTGGTTTTAGTGCTATAAACATTAAAGCCACATATGGGACGCATCAGCGCCATCCCAT
The nucleotide sequence above comes from Hydra vulgaris chromosome 09, alternate assembly HydraT2T_AEP. Encoded proteins:
- the LOC136084666 gene encoding uncharacterized protein LOC136084666 isoform X1, producing MFYIVHFLNDNTVEYVPKEWLNGNSECMWPKCSMTSLKGMRRKRQIPNKDWERYKIRILSTADCEERALEKLKISEETSDLASEYEGNSCRRKTTSKRLSPSLFASQIHGNMSSEDDSDFNMPTSLQQAVISTSTPGSQPLLPIPHHANVFREMQHQGKSSQSFVSLLNDPDEINLPSLYQEFLPIPYTKNSTNTLTPITQSIEYRLSSIENLLKDLVKSVTSATKEIKHLIERMPIGHTEESLFTKSSSIEELDAVLLQCQDEEMASLFINWLATAGGKYISDMVRNILNVFMTDELQMSCCRSGKRSNKYSIEAFVKFIAIAVRRHCKNATDKDVNEAITASLHNSADRGGRRMHREKNE
- the LOC136084666 gene encoding uncharacterized protein LOC136084666 isoform X2; amino-acid sequence: MFYIVHFLNDNTVEYVPKEWLNGNSECMWPKCSMTSLKGMRRKRQIPNKDWERYKIRILSTADCEERALEKLKISEETSDLASEYEGNSCRRKTTSKRLSPSLFASQIHGNMSSEDDSDFNMPTSLQQAVISTSTPGSQPLLPIPHHANVFREMQHQGKSSQSFVSLLNDPDEINLPSEFLPIPYTKNSTNTLTPITQSIEYRLSSIENLLKDLVKSVTSATKEIKHLIERMPIGHTEESLFTKSSSIEELDAVLLQCQDEEMASLFINWLATAGGKYISDMVRNILNVFMTDELQMSCCRSGKRSNKYSIEAFVKFIAIAVRRHCKNATDKDVNEAITASLHNSADRGGRRMHREKNE